The Ctenopharyngodon idella isolate HZGC_01 chromosome 19, HZGC01, whole genome shotgun sequence genomic sequence AATTATGTCCAGTAGAGGGCATTAAAAGACCACTAATATTTTTTCCCATGCTTCAGTCACGACCTCTTGACTTTCAAAGTCATGAATGGGATAAAGCGATTTACAATTTGATAGTCTTCTTAAAGGAttcaagaataaaataaaatgaattcgCTCACATTTATGTTGTTAAATCCTTTACTTTCTTGTATAAGTTCAGAAGAATGTTGAAGAAGCTGTTGTTGGGAAATCTCTGGTCACTCTGGTCAAGGTGTAGGAGCACATGAGTATAAATGACCTGATGCGAACACACATGGAAATCATTAGATGACTGAAATAATTTTACACTTCTGTCGTCATAAGCTCcgccattttatatatataatttacttttactttgattgtttgctgcttgatttcaaataaataaatcgtcCAGCACATTACACGAGGTAAGTGTTTACCGTGTTATTCATATAGTCCCCAAACAAATGGAAAATTTTCCAAATTAAAGAGAGctgaaagaaattaaattaggttttataaaatgatttgAGAATTGAATTGCTTTGACTcgttttaagtaaactgaacaagGAGCATTTTTGAGTGTAAATATGGCAGTTACTGTCGTTAGGAGAGAGGGAGTGATAATGGGCTAGTTAAAGATAAAATTATTTTacctcaaataaaaaaaaaaagaaaaattatttaaGAAACGAGGTAGGCTATTCCAGCTAGGAGCGCTGTGAGAAACTGGAACGGCACCAGATTAATTTACAAATGCTCAATACCGTAACTGACCACAAGAGGGCAGAAGTGTACAactggagagaaaaaaatgacCTGCTTCCCTCTTCAAAATACAAGCCGCCCttggttttaatattttacgGTCTATGGTTTTATCGTGAAAAGAATACAcgagcatttttttattaaatttaattctaGAGCAGTTGTGGTCAACAACTGGCTTCAATAAAACTGACCCTCAATAAAtcttaaacttatttaaaatgaattatagttataatttaataattttattgttatcagaatcagaataatgataacaaaaataagggaatacaaatatatatatatatatattcaattttatgtattatttattaaatatatatttcataatttttaatattatatatacatttttaagttatcaatttttaataaattaatattatattatgtacaacatatataaataagtatatgatatttattttgaaaaaagctttattttttgttgattgaaaatgtttgttctTAGGTCAAATACTTAAGGGAAACATAAAGAGATTTAACACAAAAGGGCCTCTGAGTTCAGGAGTGATAATGACAGTGAATAAGCTCCACACTGCACCTGCTCTGAAATCTAAACCGCTGCTGTTTGTCTGGGGAAATGAACAGAACAATTAACCACAGTCCCTTGTGGCTGTTAGAGTAAATGCAGTCAGAGTGTTTTCTTTCTGCAGCTTTTCTGCCCTAAATGATATCATTCAACACCagatgattaaaaaataaaactacattaATGAATCCCTAAATATATGCATGTTTCTACAGACACAATTTTATAAACTTATTTGATGTTGCAGTATTGAGGTTTATATTTTatgggggttttttttcttttttctgtctatatatatgttttgtttaGAGCACTGGTTTGATATGCAAATATGAGTCAGAGGCAACCATGCATAggtaagttaaaaaaaatattctttattaAAATGAGCAATAATATACAACAGGGAATCAAACATTTACACGCATCCACGTAAAAAACTGATTTTTCAACCCTTAACAtcacaaaatgaatgaaaaaggtGCTCAATAGAggggaagagaagaaaaacCTGGGGGAAGACAAGAAAAGTGTTTACATAATGCCTTTACATCTATCCTGGATTTATTAATCCATTATTTCAGTATCAGTAGTGGTAGACGTTTACCTCTGTGCTTTCTTTTGTAGTAGATGTATGCAGCAGAAAAAGCCACAATAAGgccaaaaaggaaaaaagagcaACCCACAGCTAATTTTGCAATTCTGGTATTGAGAGAGGTCGAGTCTGAGCATGAGAAAAGACCAGAGAAAGAGAATGAACAGAAGGTGACAGAAGTAAGTACTCTATTTTAAGAGTTTACGTGCAAATCAATAAACCAACAATGCAAGAAAACCAACAGAACATCATGACAAAGAAATGCATGTGTATTGTGGACTTTACTTGTGAGAAATTTCTACAGTAATTCCAACATGACATCAGTTCAACAGAAAAACAAGAACTTCATGAACACAAACATCACGCAGTAACATGTATTTGCAGAGGTAAAAGTGGAAGTGTCGGAAAATTTGGACCAGACCACATCTGGTGGGTCATGGACAGAATGCCTCATCagttttagtgttattttaacattatttatatactattatagtatcaatcattttaaaaatcttttttattttcagttttttgttttaattttagtttcatttttagtaattttgctatgtgcttttctcatttttattctttcctgtttttttttgtttgtttgttttaaaatattactatacaggtttaatttagttttatttatatttcagttttagttatttatttatttattccagtgtgtaattttagtgtttttaactgataaatattaaatggaaaaatggaaaattgaattttatttcatttcagctttatttcaataaaaagtgtttttaatagttttagataaagggttagttcatgcaaaaatgaaaattctgtcatttattactcaccctcatgtcgttctacacccgtaagaccttcgttcatcttcagaacacaaattaagatatttttgataaaatccgatggctcagtaaggcctgcatcgccagcaagataattaacactttcagatgcccagaaagctactaaagacgtatttaaaacagttcatgtgactacagtggttcaaccctaatgttatgaagtgacgagaatactttttgtgcaccaaaaaaacaaaataacgattttattcaacaatatctagtgatgggcgatttcaaaacactgcttcatgaagcttcgaagttttacgaatcttttgtttcgaatcagtggttcggagcgggTATCAAGCtgccaaaaacacacaaaccattgaaatttcgaaacacttatgacgtaacaaagtcTCAtctactgaaatcacgtgactttcacactccaaaccactgattcaaaacaaaagatttgtaaagctttgaagcttcatgaagcagtgttttgaattgaaatcggctatcactagatattgttgaatataaaggcgttattttggtttttttggcgcacaaaaagtattctcgttgcttcataacattaaggttgaaccactgtagtcacatgaactgttttaaatatgcctttagtagctttctgggcattgaaaatgtTAATGATCTTGccggcgatgcaggcctcactgagccatcggattttatcaaaaatatcttaatttgtgttccgaagatgaacaaaggtcttatggatgtgaaacggcataagggtgagtaataaatgacagaattttcatttttgggtgatctaaccctttaaccaccactttcaaggtccagaaaggtactaaagacattgttaaaatagtccacgtgactacagcgGTTCAAGCTTAATgatatgaagcgacaagaatacattttctgcgcaaaaacaaaaatgacaactttattcaacaatctcttctcttctgtgtcattctcttacactgtttacgttcagcacttccaggttccaCGTCAGAACAGGCgtatctcagatttcattaaaaataccttaatttgtgttctgaagatgaacgaaggtcttacagatgtggaacgacatgagagtgagtaattatgacagaattttcatttttttgggtgaattaaccctttaacattaataacCCATGGTCAGTTCTTCAGCATGAAGTTGATTGATTGTGGCAGTGTGCTTTCTTTTTGTTCATAGATCAGCTGGTGATCAGCACCAACTACCACTGGTAAATTCCAACAGTTATCTAAACAATTATTAATACAGCTCACTATCTTCACTCACCCCACTGAATGACGAGAGGTTTCTCCAGGCCGCTGTGCTCCACTCGGCAGCTCACTGCGACTCCTCTGTGGAGCACCAGATCGAGGTATGAATGCATCTGGTAGCTCCAGTCACCATTATCCATGAATTCAGTAGAGATCACGTCACCAGTGACCTCCGATCCGTCTATTAGCCAGGTCATATTAATGGCCTGTGGGTAAAAATTGTATGCACGGCACACCAAGGTGGTCAGCTGACCATGAGCCTTCTCAGTGGAGCGTACGGTAACAACGGGAGGCACTGTTGCAAAACAACAAGATTCATCTACTAAATATGACCTATTGGATCACTTCAGACTATCTCAACTCATTGCTTTCATTTCCATTTCCTTAAAATTTTTTGTACTCAAATGAAAATGcagaagataaaagaagaatgAAAAATACACTGTTTACCCTTTCTCGTTGTGCTGTTGACATAAAATCTTGCATCAGCTCTGCACAGTGTCTCCAGCTCTTCCTTGCGCTGTTTCATCTTCCAGCTCTGACTGTTGAAATGATCAGCGTTCTTGATTCCATATTCATCATAACCAACATATTTCCCCAGCCTTGAGTCATAACTGCAC encodes the following:
- the LOC127500661 gene encoding SLA class II histocompatibility antigen, DQ haplotype D beta chain-like, whose translation is MRILRLGLVLVGFAFCCVSSKDVYVFQGIDECEYSKEDLSDMVYTVKLVFNQKLLCSYDSRLGKYVGYDEYGIKNADHFNSQSWKMKQRKEELETLCRADARFYVNSTTRKVPPVVTVRSTEKAHGQLTTLVCRAYNFYPQAINMTWLIDGSEVTGDVISTEFMDNGDWSYQMHSYLDLVLHRGVAVSCRVEHSGLEKPLVIQWDSTSLNTRIAKLAVGCSFFLFGLIVAFSAAYIYYKRKHRGFSSLPLY